The Nocardioides panzhihuensis genome has a segment encoding these proteins:
- a CDS encoding IS481 family transposase has protein sequence MSHATHANAALTPRARLRLARLIVEDGWPPARAAERYDVSWRTAKKWADRYRDEGPAGMLDRSSAPHHQPNRTPAPVVRKIVHLRWKQRLGPVEIASRLDMPSSTVHAVLVRCRINRLTHIDRATGEPIRRYEHEKPGHLIHVDVKKLGKIPDGGGWRYVGRHQGRRNKALTAERTGQRSKRFDPLTGTCYLHTVIDDHSRVAYVEAHDDETKETATEVLKNAVAWFAERGVTVTRVLSDNGSCYRSRMWLETCANLGIVPKKTRPYRPQTNGKIERFHRTLAEGWAFKKFYNSESARLAALPAWVHEYNHHRPHSAIGKAAPITRLNNLAGHHT, from the coding sequence ATGTCCCACGCTACCCATGCCAACGCGGCTTTGACCCCTCGCGCCCGCCTGCGACTCGCCCGTTTGATCGTCGAGGACGGCTGGCCGCCCGCTCGCGCCGCTGAGCGATACGACGTCTCTTGGCGTACGGCGAAGAAGTGGGCTGACCGCTACCGCGACGAGGGGCCGGCCGGGATGCTGGACCGGTCCTCGGCGCCACACCATCAGCCGAACCGGACACCGGCACCCGTGGTCCGCAAGATCGTGCACCTGCGCTGGAAGCAGCGACTCGGACCGGTCGAGATCGCCAGCCGACTCGACATGCCTTCCTCGACCGTTCACGCCGTCTTGGTCCGCTGCCGGATCAACCGCCTGACTCACATCGATCGGGCCACCGGCGAACCGATCCGCCGCTACGAGCACGAGAAGCCGGGCCACCTGATTCACGTCGACGTCAAGAAGCTCGGCAAGATCCCCGACGGCGGCGGCTGGCGCTACGTCGGTCGCCACCAGGGCAGGCGGAACAAGGCCCTCACCGCCGAGCGGACCGGACAGCGCAGCAAGCGGTTCGATCCACTGACGGGGACCTGCTATCTGCACACCGTGATCGACGACCACTCCCGCGTCGCCTACGTCGAAGCCCACGACGACGAGACCAAGGAGACCGCGACCGAGGTCCTCAAGAACGCGGTCGCCTGGTTCGCAGAACGCGGCGTCACCGTGACCAGGGTTCTCAGCGACAACGGCAGCTGCTACCGCAGCCGCATGTGGCTCGAGACCTGCGCGAACCTCGGGATCGTCCCGAAGAAGACCCGTCCCTACCGGCCACAGACCAACGGGAAGATCGAGCGCTTCCACCGCACCCTGGCCGAGGGCTGGGCATTCAAGAAGTTCTACAACTCCGAGTCAGCCCGACTCGCGGCTCTGCCAGCATGGGTCCACGAATACAACCACCACCGGCCCCACTCAGCAATCGGGAAGGCCGCACCCATCACCCGGTTGAACAACCTGGCTGGGCATCACACCTAG
- a CDS encoding nitroreductase family protein, which yields MEFSEVVRRRKMVRSYTSDPVDPEVLDRILHNATRAPSAGFSQGWAFLVLDTPEDVRRYWEATAPSVKAGDDPDAWLTGMMQAPVIVIPCSSKAAYLDRYAEPDKGWTDRDEAHWPMPFWHMDTAMATMLILQTVVDEGLGALYFGIPPEADAAVRLAFDIPDTFDPIGAVTIGHPASGGAKGSPTRRQRVSLGDVVHRGRWSPR from the coding sequence ATGGAGTTCTCCGAGGTCGTACGCCGCCGCAAGATGGTCCGCAGCTACACCAGCGATCCCGTGGATCCTGAGGTGCTCGACAGGATCCTGCACAACGCCACCCGGGCACCGTCGGCCGGCTTCTCCCAGGGCTGGGCCTTCCTCGTGCTCGACACCCCCGAGGACGTACGCCGCTACTGGGAGGCCACCGCCCCGAGCGTCAAGGCCGGCGACGACCCCGACGCGTGGCTGACCGGGATGATGCAGGCACCGGTGATCGTCATCCCGTGCTCCTCCAAGGCGGCCTACCTGGACCGCTACGCCGAGCCGGACAAGGGCTGGACCGATCGCGACGAGGCCCACTGGCCGATGCCCTTCTGGCACATGGACACCGCGATGGCGACCATGCTGATCCTGCAGACCGTGGTCGACGAAGGTCTCGGTGCGCTGTACTTCGGGATCCCGCCGGAGGCCGACGCGGCGGTTCGGCTGGCATTCGACATCCCGGATACGTTCGACCCCATCGGGGCCGTCACCATCGGGCATCCTGCTTCTGGGGGTGCCAAGGGGTCGCCTACTCGGCGTCAGCGGGTTTCGCTCGGGGATGTTGTTCATCGTGGGCGGTGGTCTCCGCGCTGA